The DNA region GCCTGGGCCTTCTCCATGTCCTTGACCGTGACGAGGCCGATGCAGCGATGGGCCTCGTCCACCACCAGCAGCTTCTCGATGCGGTGCTGGTGCAGCAGGCGCTTGGCCTCGTCCTGGCTGACGCCCTCGCGCACCGACACCACGTCCTTGGTCATCAGCTCGCTGACCGGCTGGTTCGGGTTGGTGGCGAAGCGCACGTCGCGGTTGGTCAGGATGCCGACCAGCTTGCCGCTGCCGCGGGAGTCGCGGCTTTCCACCACCGGGATGCCGGAGATGCGGTAATCGGCCATGAGCTGGAGCGCGTCGGCCAGCGTCTGGCCCGGCGTGATGGTGATCGGGTTGACCACCATGCCGGACTCGTACCGCTTGACCTTGCGGACCTCTTCGGCCTGCTGCTCGATGGTCAGGTTGCGGTGAACCACGCCGATGCCGCCGGCCTGGGCCATGGCGATGGCGAGGCTGCTTTCGGTCACCGTGTCCATCGCGGAGGACATCAGCGGGATGCCCAGTTCGATGGTCTTGGTCAGGCGCGTCCGGGTGTCCACCTCGTTCGGCAGGACCGAACTTTCGGCCGGAACCAAGAGGACGTCGTCGAAGGTCAGAGCTTCGCGGATCGTGGACGAGCGGGCCATCGGCGGTCTCCCGGAAGGTAAAAAAGGGGCCGGAAAAAAATTTGGCGCACTATACACAAGACCGTGGGCTTGTGAAGGCGCCTGAACCACAAACTGTCGTGTGCCGGGCCTCATCCGCGCAAGCCAGCCATGACCTGCGCGAACGGACCGCAGCCGGAGGTGGACCTAGTCGTTCATGTTGGCCCCACGGAAACCGGTGGCGACCACATAGGTTTCGGAGGATTCGGCGCGGCTGGCCGGCGGCTTGGCGTGGCGCACCGTGGCGAAATCGCGCTTCAGCCGCTCCAGCAGGGACTTCTCCGCCCCGCCCTGGAACAGCTTGGCGACGAACGCCCCGCCGGGGGCCAGCACCTCCTCCGCGAAATCGTAGGCGGCCTCGGCCAGCGCCATGATGCGCAGGTGGTCGGTGGACTGGTGCCCGATGGTCGGGGCCGCCATATCGCTCAGCACCACGTCGGCGGAGCCGCCCAGGGCCTCCTTCAGCCGCTCGGCAGCACCCTCCTCCAGGAAGTCGGCCTGCATGGTGGTGGCGCCGGGCACCGGGTCCATGGGCAGGATGTCCAGCCCGACGACCTTCCAGCCATCGCGCGCGGTCTGCACCTTGTCCACCGCCACCTGCGTCCAGCCGCCGGGGGCGGCGCCAAGGTCGACCACGCGCTTGCCCGGCCCCAGCAGATGGAACTTCTCGTCCAGCTGCAGCAGCTTGAAGGCGGCGCGGGAGCGGAAGCCGCGCTTCGTCGCCTCGTGCACGTAGGGGTCGTTCAGATGCCGCTCCAGCCAGCGGGCCGAGGAGGTGGTGCGCTTGGCCGCGGACTTCACGCGGACGGTGGCGCGGCGCCCACCCGGCGTCGAGGAGGACGGAGGCTTTCCAACCATGGTCTCACATTTCCTTAATAGATTTGCCGCGTCGACCCGATCAGCTCCACGAGGATGCCCTCGCGCAGGCCGCGGTCGGCGATGCGCAAGCGCTCCACCGGCCAACAGTCGCACAGCGCGTCCAGCACCGCGCATCCGGCGATCACCAGATCCGCGCGGTCCTGTCCGATGCAGGGATGCCGCGCCCGCCCGTCGAAGTCCAGTGCGACGAGACGTTCGATGACCGCGCGGGCATGGTCGATGCGCAGAAAGCTGCCGTCCACCGCCCGCCGGTCGTATCGGCAGAGGCCGAGATGCACCCCGGCCAGCGTCGTCACCGTGCCGGAGGTGCCGAGCATCTGCACCTGCCCGGCCAGCACCCGCTCCCGGATGCCGTTGCGCGCTTCGAAGGAGGCGATGGCCGACGCCACCTCCTCCACCATGCGCCGGTACATGCCGCGGTCGGCGTTGGCACCACCGAATTGCTCGGTCAGCCCGATGACGCCGCACTGGATGGAGGTCTGGTCGAGGATGCGCGGGGGCCGCCCCCGCTCCACCGCCAGCCACATCAACTCGGTCGAGCCGCCGCCAATGTCGAACACCACGGCATAGGGCACATTCGGGTCGAGCAGCGACGCGCAGCCGGCGAGCGCGAGGCGCCCCTCCTCCTGGCTGGAGATGATCTCGATGGCGATGCCGGTTTCCCGCTCCACCGCATCGATGAATTCGCCGCAGTTCCGGGCGCGGCGGCAGGCCTCGGTCGCCACGGCACGCGCCGCGGTAACGCCGCGACGCTCGATCTTGGATCCGCAGATCTTCAGCGCAGCGAGGGTGCGCTCCATCGCCGAGTCGGACAGCCGATCGTTGCGGGTCAGCCCCTCGCCCAGCCGGACGATCCGCGAGAAGGCGTCGATGACGCGAAAGCCGCCGGGAATTGGCCGGGCAATCAGAAGCCGACAGTTGTTGGTGCCGAGGTCGAGGGCCGCGAAGACCGGGCGCGCAGGGGCCGACGAACGCAACCGCCCGGTGTCGTTCTGCCGCTCGCTGTGCACCTGAAGGTCCACGTCTCCTCCCCGCCATGCTTAAGGGAGTCATCTTAACCCGGTTTCACGTCCCAGCGAAAGCCCACGATTGGACTTGAATTGTGTCTGCAGGCCCACACCCGGGCGTCGCAGCCGAAAAAAGGGCTATACAAGCCCCGCCCGCTTTGCTAAAAGGGCGGCCCACGACGGGACGCGCCACAGCGCCGCCCCGGCGACGGTCTGGGGGATCGTCTAGCGGTAGGACAGCGGACTCTGACTCCGCCAGCCTAGGTTCGAATCCTAGTCCCCCAACCAACCTCTCCCGAACGGCCAGCGCTTTCAGGAACATTCGGGTTGCTTGCATCCAGCAACGCCGGGTGTGGCAAAATTGATTTGTGACGCCGTCGCACGTCGCTCACATCGCCTGCTCGACGCGGATTGGTCGATGGCGTGTGAAAGCCCACGTCAGCCATGCCGCCGCGCTCACCGCGGCCCCCACCGTCGACACTCCGACCCAGCCGGCATGGGCAAAGGCCGTCGTCGCCGCGATGGCGCCAATGGCGCTGCCGAGAGAGTAGAAGGCCATGTAGCCGCCGACGAGGCGGCTGCGCGCCTGCGGATGTCGGTCGAAGATGATGCTCTGGTTGCTGACATGGACCGCCTGCACCGCAAGGTCGAGCAGTACGACGCCGACGAGAAGGGCGGGAATGGAAACGGGCAAAAACGCGATCAGCCCCCATGACACAAGAAGCAGTGTGAGCGAGACGCCTGTGGTCCATTGACCGAGGCCACGATCCGCTAGCCGGCCCGCCCCCGTCGCCGCGATGGCTCCCGCCATGCCGACCAGTCCAAACAGGCCGATTTGGGTGTGGGAAAAGCCGAACGGTTCGGCGCTGAGCGGCAGCACCAGCGCGGTCCAGAATGCGCTGAACGCTGCGAAGATCAGCAGGGCCAGGATGCCGCGAACCAGCAACACGCGGTCGGTCAGAAACAGCACGGGGATCGAACGCAGCGTCGCGACGTAGCTGTCCGTGCTGTCCGGTGACCCAGTGCGCGGCATGACCCGCCACAGCAGGCCGACCATCGCCAGCGTGAAAGCCGCCGATGCCAGATAGACCGCGCGCCATCCTCCAAGGTCGGCGAGCACCCCGGCAACGAAGCGCGCACCGAGAACGCCGATCACCACTCCACTCGTGACCATGCCGACGGCCTTGCCACGATTGGCGGGCGTGGCGAGCGTCGCCGCGAAGGACACCAGCACCTGAACGACCACCGCGAGCAGACCGACCGCCGCCATGGCGGCAAACAGAATCGCTTCCGTCCTCGCCGCGGCAACGGCCGCCAGCGCGACAACGGACAGGACACCTTGACCAAGGACAAGGCGGCGACGGTCCATGATATCCCCGAGTGGGACAATGACGATCAGGCCCAGCCCGTAACCAAGCTGCGTCACGGTCACCACGAGTCCGATCGCGGCCGGTGAAATCCCGAAATCCCGAGCCATCGAATCGAGCAGGGGTTGGGCGAAATAGATGTTGGCGACGCTGAGACCCGCGGCCGCCGCGAAGATCAACATGGTGCCCCGCGACAACCCGCCGTCCGGCCGGTGCTGTGGGCTGCATTCGTGCTGCATGATCGTTCCATGGATGAAGCTCTAACCAGTTTCATAGTGAGACCACTTGCGCGCTTGGACATCCAGTTCTATTTTAGAACCAGATTGCAGCGTCGGAGGGTCCTGGTCTTGGTCAAGCGGGTCAGCCTGTGGGGTGCCGATTGCCCGGTTGCACGGTCGCTCGACGTCATTGGCGACTGGTGGTCGCTGCTCATCATCCGCGACGCTTTCGACGGTGTGCGGCGGTTCAGCGGGTTTCAGACGAGCCTCGGCATTGCCAAGGGCATGCTGGCGACGCGCCTGCGCGATCTGACCCGGCGCGGCATTCTGGAAACCGCGCCGGCCTCTGACGGAAGTGCCTACCGTGAATATGTCCTGACCGAAAAGGGGCGCGGCCTCTTTCTCGTTATCGTCGCGCTGCGGCAATGGGGTGAAGACCACCTCTACCGCCCCGGTGAAGCACGGTCCTCGCTGGTCGACACCGAAACCGGCGCTCCGGTCGCGCGGCTGGCACTGCGAGCGGAGGATGGACGCTTCCTCGGATGGAGCGATACGCGGGTGCAGAAAATCGGCAATGAATGATCGAGCGGAAAAGCCGCTGTTTGAATTTCATGATGCAAACGCATCCACCTTTCAGCCGCAAAATGCCTTGTATCGCCAGCGTCCGATGGACACTGCGGACCATATCCACCCTTCCCTTGAACCGTGAAGCCAGCGAAGGCACCGGCTCTTCGTTGAAAATTCTCGAGTTTTCAACGAACCATGGCTGCACCGTTGCGGCTCTCGGTCAAACAGGCGACTCTCGGTCGTTGAAGCGGGTTCATTCGAAAATCCATACGGTTGTAATGTTTCCTTCAGGGCTTTGTGCTTTTCTAAGGCCATGGTCGCGGAGGCCGCATGCGGATTTTGGTGGTGGACGATTCGCGCATGGCGCGCACGGTGCTGTGCCAGCAGCTTGAAGGCTTCGGCCATCAGACGGCCTTTGCCGAAAGCGGCCAAGCGGCCTTGGCCCGCTGCCGCGACGAGCCCATAGACATCGCGCTCGTCGATTTCCGCGTCGGCGAGATGGAGGGCGTGGAGGTCTGCTGGCACCTGCGCGCGGCGCAGCGGGAACGGCACCTCTACCTGATGCTGATGATCCCCGGAAGCATCACCAACCAGTTCTTCGAAGTGGTGGAGAACGGCGCCGACGAGTTCCTGCGCAAGCCGCTGGACCTCACCTGGCTGCGCGCCCGGCTGCTCGCCGCCTCCCGCGTGGTCGACATGCAGCGCCAGTTGGAGCGCCTCGCCACCACCGACTCGCTGACCGGGGCGCTGAACCGCGGGCGCTTCATGGCGCGGGCCGCCGACGAGGTGGCGCGGGCCCGGCGCAGCGGCCAGCCGCTGTCGGCGATCATGCTGGACATCGACCACTTCAAGAAGGTCAACGACACCTACGGCCACGCCACCGGGGACGAGGCCATCCGCACCGTGGTCCGCGTCTGCCGGTCGATGGTGCGCGGCGCGGATGTGCTGGGCCGGCTGGGCGGCGAGGAGTTCGCCATCCTGCTGCCCGAGACGCCGCCGCAGGGGGCGGCGCTGCTGGCGGAGCGGCTGCGCCGGGCGCTGGCGGAAACCGACGTGCGGATCGCCAACGGCGCCGGGTCCTCCCTCTCCTTCACGGTCAGCATCGGGGTCAGCGCGCTGCGGCCGGCCGAGAGCAGCGTCGCCGCGGTTCTGGCGCGAGCGGACGAGGCGCTGTACCGCGCGAAGAACGGCGGCCGCAACCGCGTTGTGTGCGACGCGCCGCCGTGATCCTTCAGAGCGCCGTCAGGCTCCCGGCACCAGCCAGGGCCGCGCCTCGGCATCCGCGCGGTCGAAGGCGTCGATGGCGTCCTGGTGGCGCAGCGTCAGGGCCACGTCGTCGAGGCCTTCCACCAGGCATTCCTTTTTGAACGGGTCGATGGCGAAGGCCAGCGGCCGGCCGTCCGGGCCGGTCAGGGTCTGTGCCGGCAGGTCCACGGAGACGGCGGCGCCCGGCGTCTCCTGCAACTGGCGGCGCAGCTCCGCCACCGTCTCCTCCGGCAGGGCGACGGTCAGCAGGCCGTTCTTGGCGGCGTTGGCGGCGAAGATGTCGCCGAAGCTGGGGGCGACGACGCAGCGGAACCCGCCATCCACCAGCGCGTAGACCGCCCCCTCCCGCGACGACCCGCAGCCGAAATTGCGGTCGGTCACCAGCACGCGGGCGCCGGCATAGGCGGGGTCGTCCAACGGGAAGCCGGGCTTGCGCTCGTCATGAAGCAGGAAATTGCCGTAGCCGGCGCTGCGCGGCTTCTTCAGGAAGCGGGCGGGCAGAAGCTGGTCGGTGTCGATGTTGGCGATGTCGAGCGGCACCGCCGGAGCGGTCAGCGTGACGAAGGGGTCCATCCTTACGAAGCTCCCAGCTTGCGGACATCGGTGAGCTTGCCGGTCACGGCGGCGGCGGCGGCCATCGCCGGGCTCATCAGATGCGTCCGCGCGTTCGGCCCCTGGCGGCCGGGGAAGTTGCGGTTGGTGGTCGAGGCGCAGCGCTCCCCGGCCGGGACGAGGTCGCCGTTGATGCCGACGCACATCGAACAGCCGGGCTCGCCCCATTCCAGGCCGGCGTCGGTAAAGACGCGGTCCAGCCCCTCCACTTCGGCCTGACGGCGCACCGGGACCGATCCCGGGACCACCAGCCCCGGCACCACGGCGCGGCGGCCGCGCAGCACGGCGGCGGCGGCGCGCAGATCCTCCAGCCGGGCGTTGGTGCAGGAGCCGATGAAGACGCGGTCGATGCCGACCTCCTCCAGCCGCGTGCCGGGGGTCAGCCCCATGTAGTCGAGCATCTTGCGCATCTGGCCGGCGCGCACCGGGTCGCTTTCGGCACCGGGATCGGGAACCGCGCCGGTGACGGGAACCGCGGTCTCGGGACTGGTGCCCCAGGTGACCGAGGGGGCGATGGCGGCGGCGTCGAGCGACACCTCGCGGTCAAAGGCGGCGTCCGGGTCGCTGGGCAGGGTCCGCCAGTGCGCGACGGCGCGGTCGAACAGCGCGCCCTTGGGGGCGTAGGTCCGCCCCTCGATCCAGGAGAAGGTGGTGTCATCGGGGGCGATCATGCCGGCCCGCGCCCCCGCCTCGATCGACATGTTGCAGACGGTCAGCCGGCCTTCCATCGACAGGGCGCGGATGGCGCTTCCCGCGTATTCGATGACGTGGCCGGCCGCCCCGTCGGCGCCGATGAAGCCGATCACCGCCAGGATCAGGTCCTTGGCCGTCACATGCGCGCCCAGCTCCCCGTCGACGGTGACGCGCATGGTCTTGGGGCGGCGCTGCCACAGCGTCTGGGTCGCCAGCACATGCGAGACCTCGGTGGCGCCGATCCCGAAGGCGAGCGCCCCGAAGGCACCGTGGGTCGAGGTGTGGCTGTCGCCGCAGACGATGGTCAGGCCCGGCAGGGTCAATCCCTGCTCCGGCGCCAGCACATGGACGATGCCCTGCGCCGGGTCGTGCAGGCCGAAGTGGCGCAACCCGTGGCGGCCGGCGTTCGCCTCCAGCATCGTCACCATGTTGGCGATCTCGGGATCGGCGATCGGTTTGGCGCGGCTGTGCGAAGGCACATAATGGTCGGCGACGGCGAAGGTCAGCTCCGGTCGGCGCACCGGGCGTTTGGCGTGGTCGATCATGCCGAAGGCGTGGAACGAGCCCTCGTGCAGGAAATGGCGGTCGATGGCGAGCAGCGCCTGTCCGTCCGGCCGGGTCGCCACCAGATGGGCGTCCCAGACCTTGTCGAACAGGCTGCGGGGGTGTTGCGTCATGGGTTGCTTCCCTCCTTCACGGAGTCCGCCGCGGCCGCCCCGGCGATGCGCCCCAGCGCCACCGCAGTCAGCAAGCCATTGCCGGACAGGTAGCCGGACGCCTTCGACCCCGACACGCCGCAGGCGGCCCCGCCGGCGGCGTAGAGGTTGGGCAGCGCACCGCCCTGCCCGTCGACCAGCACGCGGGCGTCGTCATCGACGACCAGCCCGCCCTGGGTGTGGAACAGGGCGCCGGTGACGCGGACGGCGCGGTACGGTGCCACCAGCGGCGCCGAGCCGGCAAAGCTCCGGCCGAAGCCGTCGGTTCCCCCCGCTGCCTTCAACCGGTCGACCTCGGCCAACGTGACGGTCAGCGCCTCCGCGTCGATCTTCATCAGACGGGCGAGGTCCGCCGGGCTGTCGGCACCGAGCACCGCGCCCATCGCCTCGGCCTGCCGGAAATCCTCGAACTGGCGGGCGACGGCGGCGATGCGCTCGTCGAAGACGGTCCAGGCGATGCCATCGGGCTGGCGCAGCACGACGGCGGCCTGCTCGGAATAGCCCTGCGCCTCGTTGGAGAAGCGCTTGCCCTCGGTGTTCACCTGCACGCCGCCTTCGGTGACCGTCGCCCAGGTGACCAGGATGCCGGCGGGGTGAGCCACCGAGCCGTGGCCCTGGTGCCCCGACAGGTGCCGCGTCGCCGCCCCCAGCGCCTCGCCCCAGAGCAGAGCGTCGCCCTGGTTGCCGGGATGGCCGAAATAGAGCGCGTCGGCCAGCTCCGGCACATGGCGCTCGACCAGCGCCCTGTTGCCGCCATAGCCGTTGCAGGCGAGGATCAGCGCCGCGCAGCCGACCCGCTCGACGCTGCCGTCGGGCCGGGTGACCTCGACGCCACGGACACGCGGGCCGTCGGTATGGAGCGCGGTCACATGCGCCTCGCACAGCACGTCGATGCCGGCGGCCTCGACGGCGCCGCGCAGCCGGTCGATCAGCTCAGCCCCAGACCGGCTGGGCAGCCCGTGCATGCGCCGGGCGCTGTGGCCGGGATAGGTGAAGTTGTCGACCACCGAGAACGGCAGGCCGTAGCGGTCGGCCAGCCATTCCAGCGCCGGGCCGACGGCGCGGGCGACGCGGGACACGTCCGCCGGGTCGGGCTCCCCCTTCGCCTTGGCGATGATGTCGGCGGCGAAGCGCTCGGGGCTGTCCTCAATCCCGGCGGCGCGCTGCCAGCGCGTGCCCGGCGCCGGGATCAGGCCGGCCGACAGGGCGGTGGAACCCTGGGGCAGCGCGTCGCGCTCCAGCACCAGCACCTCCGCCCCGCGCTCATGGGCGGCGAGCGCGGCGATCATCCCGGCCGCTCCGCCGCCGATCACGACGACGGGCACCGTGAATTCGAACGTCACCCCGTCGGCGGGCAGGATGCGGCTCATGGCGCGGTCAGCTCCTCCAGCATCGCCGCGACCGTCGCCACACGGCAGACCGGGCGCAGGGCGGCGACCGAGACGTCATGGACCTGCGGCGTGAAGGCGGCGCAGCCGTCCTCCAGCAAAATGGTGTCGAAGTCGCGGACATGGGCGTCGCGCACGGTCGAGGCGACGCCGCCGTTGGTGACGATGCCGCAGACCAGCAGCCGCTCCACCCCGCATTTGCGCAGCACCCACTCCAGCCGCGACATGTGGAAGGCGGAGTAGGCGATCTTCTCCACCTCGACATCGACGGGCTGGAGCGTGTCCACCGTGCGATGCCCCCAGCCCCCCGGCTGGAAGTCGCCCTTCGCCAGGAAGGGCCGCAGCGCCTTCAGGTGGGGCGAGATCATCGGCTCGCCGCCGCGGCCGGGAACCAGGGTGAAGTTGGTCGAGATCACCCAGCCGCCGCGCGACCGCAGAAGGTCGGCCAACGACTTCACCCGCTCCGGCAGGGCCAGGATTTCCGGCGCCGTCTGACCGGCGCGGCCATAAGCCCCCTCGGGGTGCAGAAAATCGTTCTGCAGGTCGCAGACCAGCAGGGCGGTGCGCTCGATGGGAATTAGCGCGGCGCTCATCGGGCGCTCCTTTCCACGATGACGTTGCCGTACCCGTCGACGCGGGCGCTGAGGTCGGGATCGATGACGGTGGTGGCGTCCGGCTGCTCCAGGATCGCCGGACCCTGGATGTGCGCGCCGACCGGCAGGTCGAGACGGTTGTAGACCGCCGTCTCATGCCACGCCCCGTCGAACCACACCGGGCGCGAACCGGCGTGGGCGCCCTCCACCGTCGTGCCGGCCGCCGGAGCCAGGGCGGCGAGGTCGAAGTGCGGGCGGCGGCCGATGGCGGCGGTGCGCAGGTTGACGATCTTGGCGCCCACCCCCGGCAGCAGCCGGCTGAAGGACGCCTGATAGGCGCGCTCGAAGGCGGCGCGGATGGTCGCCTCGTCGACCCCGGTGGTGCCATTTTCGACCGACACGGGCAGCGGCACGGCGACCGTGTGGGTCTGGCCGATGTAGTGCATGTCGAGTTCGAAGACGAGGTCGATGCGCTCGACGCTGAGGCCGGCGGACTCAACGACGGCGCGGGCGGCGGTCGCCTCCTCCACCATGCGGCGGTCGAGCGACGCGGCGTCGATGCCGGCCAGCGGCAGGTTCACCGTCTGCACCTGATCGTGCCGGATGTCGGCGATGACGCAGCCGAGCGCCGAGGTCACGCCGGGGAAGCGCGGCACCAGCGCCGCCTTCAGCCCGACCTCCTTGATCAGCGCGCCGACATGCAGCGCGCCGCCGCCACCGAAGGGCACCGCGGCGAACTTGGCCGGGTCGTGCCCGCGCTCGATGGAGACGAGGCGGATGGCGCCGGCCATCTTGCTGTTGGCGATGCGCACCACCGCCTCCGCCGCCGCCATGACGTCGAGGCCCAGCGGCTCGGCGACGTGGGTGGCGATGGCGGTGCGGGCGGCGTCGACGTCCAGCCGGGCGAGCTTGCCGCCGATCGGCCGCTCCGCGTTGATGCGGCCGAGCAGCACGTTGGCGTCGGTCAGCGTCGGGCGGGTGTTGCCCTGGCCGTAGCAGACCGGCCCCGGCCGTGACCCTGCGCTCTCCGGCCCGACCTGCAGCATGCCGCCGGGATCGACCCCGGCGATGGAGCCGCCGCCGGCGCCGATGGTGGTGATCTCGATCATCGGGGTGCGGACGACCAGACCGAAGTCGATGGTGGTCTGGGCGGCCAGCATGGTCTGCCCCTCCACCACCAGCGACACGTCGAAGCTGGTGCCGCCGAGGTCGCCGGTGATGACGTTGGGGAAGCCCGCCGCCTTGGAGATCGCCGCGGCGGCGATGACGCCGGCCGCCGGCCCCGACAGGGCGGTGCGCACCGGCAGGCGCCGGGCGGTGTCGGTGGACATGACGCCGCCGTTCGACTGCACGATGTGGAAGCGGCCGCCGAACCCCTCCCCGGCCAGCGCGTTGTCGAGCTTGGCAAGGTAGCTGCCGACCACCGGCTGGAGATAGGCGTTCAGCGCGGTGGTCGAGGTGCGCTCGAACTCGCGGATCTCCGGCAGGATGCGCGAGGAGCATTCGAGGTTCGCGTTCGGCCACACCTCGCGCGCCGCCTCCAGCGCCGCCAGCTCGTTGGCCGGGTTGGCGTAGGCGTTGATGAAGACGATGGCCAGCGCCTCCGCCCCCATCGCGGCCAGCCGTCGGGCGGCGGCGCGCACCTCGTCGGGATCGACGGCGGCGCGGACCGTTCCGTCGGCCAGCGTGCGCTCCGCCACCTCCAGCCGCAGGTCGCGGTCGACCACCGGGACGAAGTCGCCCCACAGGCCCCAGGTCTGGCGGCGGTCGCGGCGGCGCATCTCCAGCACGTCGCGGAAGCCGGCGGTGGTGATCAGCCCGACCTTGGCGCCCTTGCGCTCCAGCAGAGCGTTGGTGCCGACCGTGGTGCCGTGGACGATGGAGCCCAGTTCGGCGACCGGACCGAAGCTCTGCAGGCCAGCGAGGAAGCCGACCGCCTCGTCGCCGCGGTTGGACGGGACCTTGGCGGTGCGGAAGCTGCCGCGCGCCTCGTCGTAATGGAAGAGGTCGGTGAAGGTGCCGCCGACATCGACGCCGACGATTGCACCCGTGGAGATGCCGTTGCTCATGGTCTTGCTTCCGGATTCGTCAGGCGGCGGAGGTTTCGCGGAGCGCCGCGGTGGCGGCGATGTCGAGCGCGCCGTCGTCGGTCAGCGCCACGCCGTAGGCGCTGCGCGCGGCCTCGGCGCCGAGGTAGCCGAGCCGCACGTCGCGGGCCACGGCCTCGGCGTCGCGGCGTCGCGGGTCGCCCCAGCCGCCGCCACCGGGAGTCTCCAACCGGACGCGCTGGCCGTCGCGGATCTTCACATCGGTGACTTTGGAGGCGAGCGGCGGCGATTTCTCGCCCTCGTCGCTCTGCCAGACGAAGCGGTTCAGCGCGGCGGGCGTGCCGCCGGCCACCCCGAAGGGCGCGAAGACGCCGCGCTCGCCCAGCAGGAAGACGTCGGCGGCGGTCAGCGCCTCGATCTCGTAGACCGCCCCCAGCCCGCCGCGGTGCAGGCCGGCCCCGGCGGAATCCGGGCGCAGCGCCCATTGGGTGAACATCACCGGATAGGCGGCTTCAAGGATTTCCACCGGCGGAATGGTGGCGGTGGAGATCGGGTTGTTGGCGTGGTTCAGCCCATCGCTCTCCGGGTTGCCGCCCAGACCGCCGCCGAAGAAGGAGAACATCACCCAACGCGAGCCGTCCGGACGGTGGCCGGCCAGAGACAGCGCGTTGATGGTGCCGAATGGTGCCGCGGTGGCGCGGGCCGGGTCGGCCAGGGCCAGCGCGCCGAACACAACGCCGATGACGCGCAGGATGGTTTCGGTGTAGCCGCCGACCGGCTTGGGCGGCTTCACCGCCAGCAGCGTCGTCTCGGGGATGACGAAGGTGATCGGATTGAGGCAGCCGGCGTTGGCCGGCACGTCGGTGAAGACGTGCTTCAGCGCGACGTAGCAGCAGGCGACCGCCGTGGAGTAGGCGATGTTGAGCGGCCCGGCGCAGGGTGCCGAGGAGCGGGAGAAATCCAGCACCATGCGGTCGCCCGCGATGGTCAGGTCCAGCGCGATCCGCAGACGGTCGGCGGTGATGCCGTCGTTGTCGAGATAGTCCTCGAAGCTGTAGGTGCCGTCGGGCAGCCTGGACAGCGCGCTGCGCATCAGCGCCTCGGCCCGCGCGGTGAAGGCGTCGAAGGCCGCCGCGACGGTGTCCTCGCCATGCTCGTCCAGCAGTTCGGTCAGCCGGCGCACGCCGAGGTCGAGCGCGTTGAGCTGCCCGTTCAGGTCGCCGTAGTTGGACACCGGCACGCGGGAGTTGGCGGCGAGGATCGCCAGCAGGTCGTGGTTCATCGCCCCGGCCTTGACCAGCTTCACCGGCGGGATGCGCACGCCCTCCTGGAAGCTGTCGGTGGCCCGCGCGTTGAAGTTGCCCGGCACGTTGCCGCCGATGTCGAGCCAGTGGCCGACCGACGCCATCCAGCAGAACAGCCGGCCCTGGCGGAAGATCGGCCGCACCAGCCGGAAGTCGTTCAGGTGCGTGCCGCCGTCGTAGGGGTCGTTGAACAGGAAGATGTCGTCGGGGTGAAGGTCGCCCTCCCGCGCCACCTTGTCGATCACCGCCTTGACCGCGAAGGCCATGGCGCCGACGAAGATCGGCAGGCCGTTGGTGCCCTGCACCAGCGTGGCGCCGGTCTCGGCGTGGTAGAGGCCGTGGCAGGCGTCGCGCGCCTCGGCGATGATCGGGTTGAAGGCCGAGCGGTAGAGCGTCGCGTCCATCTCGTCGGCGATCTGCTCCAGCCGGCCCTTGAGGACGGCCAGCGTGACGGGGTCGATTGTGGTGGTCTTGGTGGTGGTCTGGGTGGTCATGCCGCGTCCTCCCGCTTGGCGGAGGTGAAGTCCTTGTAGGTTTCGCCGAGCGCCAGCATCTCCGGCGTGCCGATGAGATCGTTCAGCGCGTTGAAGTCGAACATGCGGTCGCGGAAGGGCTGGGTGGTGCCGTGCTGGGCC from Azospirillum brasilense includes:
- the leuD gene encoding 3-isopropylmalate dehydratase small subunit — protein: MDPFVTLTAPAVPLDIANIDTDQLLPARFLKKPRSAGYGNFLLHDERKPGFPLDDPAYAGARVLVTDRNFGCGSSREGAVYALVDGGFRCVVAPSFGDIFAANAAKNGLLTVALPEETVAELRRQLQETPGAAVSVDLPAQTLTGPDGRPLAFAIDPFKKECLVEGLDDVALTLRHQDAIDAFDRADAEARPWLVPGA
- a CDS encoding GGDEF domain-containing response regulator encodes the protein MRILVVDDSRMARTVLCQQLEGFGHQTAFAESGQAALARCRDEPIDIALVDFRVGEMEGVEVCWHLRAAQRERHLYLMLMIPGSITNQFFEVVENGADEFLRKPLDLTWLRARLLAASRVVDMQRQLERLATTDSLTGALNRGRFMARAADEVARARRSGQPLSAIMLDIDHFKKVNDTYGHATGDEAIRTVVRVCRSMVRGADVLGRLGGEEFAILLPETPPQGAALLAERLRRALAETDVRIANGAGSSLSFTVSIGVSALRPAESSVAAVLARADEALYRAKNGGRNRVVCDAPP
- a CDS encoding MFS transporter; this translates as MQHECSPQHRPDGGLSRGTMLIFAAAAGLSVANIYFAQPLLDSMARDFGISPAAIGLVVTVTQLGYGLGLIVIVPLGDIMDRRRLVLGQGVLSVVALAAVAAARTEAILFAAMAAVGLLAVVVQVLVSFAATLATPANRGKAVGMVTSGVVIGVLGARFVAGVLADLGGWRAVYLASAAFTLAMVGLLWRVMPRTGSPDSTDSYVATLRSIPVLFLTDRVLLVRGILALLIFAAFSAFWTALVLPLSAEPFGFSHTQIGLFGLVGMAGAIAATGAGRLADRGLGQWTTGVSLTLLLVSWGLIAFLPVSIPALLVGVVLLDLAVQAVHVSNQSIIFDRHPQARSRLVGGYMAFYSLGSAIGAIAATTAFAHAGWVGVSTVGAAVSAAAWLTWAFTRHRPIRVEQAM
- a CDS encoding RlmE family RNA methyltransferase, with protein sequence MVGKPPSSSTPGGRRATVRVKSAAKRTTSSARWLERHLNDPYVHEATKRGFRSRAAFKLLQLDEKFHLLGPGKRVVDLGAAPGGWTQVAVDKVQTARDGWKVVGLDILPMDPVPGATTMQADFLEEGAAERLKEALGGSADVVLSDMAAPTIGHQSTDHLRIMALAEAAYDFAEEVLAPGGAFVAKLFQGGAEKSLLERLKRDFATVRHAKPPASRAESSETYVVATGFRGANMND
- a CDS encoding Ppx/GppA phosphatase family protein, with protein sequence MDLQVHSERQNDTGRLRSSAPARPVFAALDLGTNNCRLLIARPIPGGFRVIDAFSRIVRLGEGLTRNDRLSDSAMERTLAALKICGSKIERRGVTAARAVATEACRRARNCGEFIDAVERETGIAIEIISSQEEGRLALAGCASLLDPNVPYAVVFDIGGGSTELMWLAVERGRPPRILDQTSIQCGVIGLTEQFGGANADRGMYRRMVEEVASAIASFEARNGIRERVLAGQVQMLGTSGTVTTLAGVHLGLCRYDRRAVDGSFLRIDHARAVIERLVALDFDGRARHPCIGQDRADLVIAGCAVLDALCDCWPVERLRIADRGLREGILVELIGSTRQIY
- a CDS encoding winged helix-turn-helix transcriptional regulator — its product is MVKRVSLWGADCPVARSLDVIGDWWSLLIIRDAFDGVRRFSGFQTSLGIAKGMLATRLRDLTRRGILETAPASDGSAYREYVLTEKGRGLFLVIVALRQWGEDHLYRPGEARSSLVDTETGAPVARLALRAEDGRFLGWSDTRVQKIGNE